One segment of Castanea sativa cultivar Marrone di Chiusa Pesio chromosome 3, ASM4071231v1 DNA contains the following:
- the LOC142628102 gene encoding putative DNA primase large subunit, whose amino-acid sequence MEIIGSQRKPVHIDVFPTLPLYRSAPPLEVRLEDFELYAMDRLRVLKGIADGLSRGKKSEEMKNLADHLWKANMRHLDASEVVNKDIISHFVLRLVYSRTEDLRKWFLSMETNLFRYRLLFERPEAQRALMAEFDLPYRAASNAELESVKEGLKQVAQSFGQPLAADVIFYKVPFEEVPELVAGRRVFIHKGYAYVAMNQVVSLVATQFRSHLSKALILTNRKWTSTIREQEKDRLTPIVEALCSSYLGPDYSQPREFAEISIKDIDQIAKSSFPLCMRHLFEKLREDHHLKHGGRMQLGLFLKGVGLKLEDALAFWKAEFSQRVGSERFDKEYAYSIRHNYGREGKRTDYTPYSCQKIITSAPGVGDHHGCPYRHFSEENLRAALGKMGLSNRAVEDVLDKVRNRHYQLACTLTFEAVHGTSCDAGINHPNQYFSDSQKVLQSKNQSTV is encoded by the exons ATGGAAATTATTGGATCTCAGAGAAAACCTGTCCACATCGACGTCTTTCCCACTCTCCCTCTCTACCGCTCCGCTCCTCCGCTCGAAGTCAGACTCGAAGATTTCGAGCTTTACGCCATGGATCGCCTCCGAG TTCTTAAAGGGATTGCTGATGGTTTATCCCGTGGAAAGAAATcagaagaaatgaaaaatttg GCAGATCATCTATGGAAAGCAAATATGAGGCATCTAGACGCCTCCGAGGTTGTCAACAAGGATATAATATCTCACTTCGTTCTTCGTCTCGTGTATAGCAGGAC GGAGGACTTGAGGAAATGGTTTCTTTCCATGGAGACTAACCTATTTCGTTACCGGCTTCTGTTTGAAAGACCTGAAGCTCAG AGAGCACTCATGGCAGAATTTGATCTTCCTTACAGAGCAGCCAGCAATGCAGAATTAGAG AGTGTGAAGGAAGGCTTAAAGCAAGTTGCTCAATCCTTTGGTCAGCCGTTAGCTG CTGATGTAATATTCTACAAG GTACCGTTTGAAGAAGTTCCAGAACTTGTAGCTGGTCGAAGAGTATTTATCCATAAAGGCTATGCATACGTTGCCATGAATCAG GTGGTTTCCCTTGTTGCCACACAATTCCGCAGTCATCTGTCAAAGGCACTCATTCTGACAAACAG AAAGTGGACATCTACAATCAGAGAACAAGAGAAGGATAGGCTGACTCCT ATTGTAGAAGCCCTATGCTCAAGCTACTTGGGACCTGACTATTCTCAG CCAAGGGAATTTGCTGAGATATCAATAAAGGACATTGACCAAATAGCCAAGAGTTCATTTCCTCTGTGCATGCGCCACCTTTTTGAAAAG CTGAGAGAGGATCATCATCTAAAGCATGGAGGGAGGATGCAGTTAGGTCTCTTTCTCAAG GGTGTTggattgaagctggaagatgcCCTTGCATTTTGGAAAGCTGAGTTCTCCCAAAGG GTTGGTTCTGAAAGGTTTGACAAGGAATATGCATACAGCATTCGTCATAATTATGGAAGAGAAGGGAAGAGAACT GATTATACACCTTATTCTTGTCAAAAGATCATCACTTCAGCTCCTGGCGTAGGAGATCATCATGGATGCCCCTATCGACATTTCAG TGAGGAGAATCTAAGAGCTGCCCTTGGTAAAATGGGACTAAGTAACAGGGCAGTTGAAGATGTATTGGACAAAGTGCGAAATAGACATTATCAG TTGGCATGCACCTTGACTTTTGAAGCTGTACATGGAACATCATGTGATGCTGGGATTAATCATCCAAATCAATATTTCAGTGACAGTCAAAAGGTCCTGCAATCAAAG